ATATTTCCAGGAAAATATGCGCCGGAAACACCTGCGCAATTTCTGGGGCTATTCGACGCTCGCCTTCTTCGCCCCCAATGGCCGCTATGCCGCCGGCGGCGTCTACGGCCAGCAGCTCCAGGAATTCAAGAAACTTGTTCTTGCGCTACATCGCGCGGGCATTGAGGTGATCCTCGACGTCGTCTTCAACCACACCGGCGAAGGCGGCGACGGCGGCCAGACCTACTCCTTCCGCGGCATTGACAATTCCATCTATTACATGATGGACGACTCCGGCCGGCACTACCTCAATTACACTGGTTGCGGAAATACCGTGAATTCGAACCACCCCGTCGTCCGCGAATTCATCATGAATTGCCTCCGCTACTGGCACCTCCACATGCATGTCGACGGCTTCCGTTTCGACCTCGCCTCCATCCTGACGCGAGGACGGAACGGCGAGATTCTCCCCAACCCCCCTCTCGTCGAGCAGATCGCCGAAGATCCCGCCCTGCGCGACTGCAAAATCATCGCCGAGGCGTGGGACGCCGCAGGCGCCTATCAGGTGGGTTCATTCCCAAGCGACCGATTTTCAGAGTGGAATGGCCGTTACCGCGACGATGTCCGCAAATTCTGGCGCGGGGATCACGGCGCCCTCGGCGCCTTCGCCACCCGACTGGCCGGCAGCGCCGACCTCTACAACCGAAACGGCCAGTCCCCGCTGAAATCCATCAATTTCATCACCTGCCACGACGGCTTCACCCTCCGCGACCTCGTCTCTTATGACCACAAACACAATGAGGCCAACGGAGAAAACAATCAGGATGGCGAACGAAACAACCACAGCCGCAACTACGGCGCGGAGGGCCCCACGAATGACCCCCGCATCCAAGCCATCCGCCTGCGGCAGCAGAAAAACTTCCTCGCCACCCTGTTCCTGTCGCAGGGCGTGCCCATGCTGCTCGCCGGCGACGAATTTTCACGCACCCAACAGGGCAACAACAACGCCTACTGCCAGGACAACGAAATCTCGTGGGTCGACTGGAACCTGCTGCGGGAACACGGCGAACTGATGGAATTCACGCGCCGGCTCATCCGCTTTCGAAAGGCCCACCCCGCCCTTCGTCGCACCCGTTTCCTATCCGGCCACCATTTCCGCGGCGGCGCGGACATCGCGTGGTACGGACGTGACGGCCGCCCGCCCGACTGGCACCATGACCAGACCGTCGCCTGCCTTCTCAACGGCTACAAGGAGGCCACCGGCGCGTCGGCCGATGACGACTCGCTGTTCATGATCTTCAACGCCTCCGAGCACCCGGCCCGCTTCCACCTGCCCTCTCCGCCCGCGAAAGCCTGGCAGCTCGAGTGGACCACCCAGGAAACGGACCCCGAGTGGTCCCGGCAGCACGGAATCATCACGGTCGAAGGCCGATCCGTCACGGTCCTGTCGTCGCCGATCTCCTGATTGGCCGCCGCCGCGCCGTAACTCCCCCAGCAGGCACTCCTCCGAATCCGTTTCCATCGTATGGAAAAATGTTGTCTCGCGCCTTCCATGCCATGGAATTTCCATGGCATGGAAATTTTCCGCCCCATCATCGAACCGGAAGCCGCTTTAGGTGAACGCCGGTTCCCCTTGCATGTCTAATCGGTCGGATTACTTTATCAGGCAACTGAGGAGTAACTGACCATGATGATGGATCCAATTTACTGGCTGTTTGCCCTGCCGGGGCTCGTACTTGGCCTCTTGGCCGCCGCCCTGACAAGGGGGACTTTCTCCAAGTATGCCCAGGTCGGGGCGCGCTCGGGGTTGACCGGCGCGGAGGCGGCGCGCCAGATGCTCGAATCCCAGGGAATTTACGACGTCGAAATCCACGAAACCGAGGGATTCCTCTCCGACCATTATGACCCGCGAACCCACTCGCTCCACCTGTCGCCGGACGTTTACCATGGCCGTTCGCTCTCGGCGATCGGCGTGGCGTGCCATGAGGCGGGGCATGCAATGCAGCAGGCTCATGGCTATGCATTGATGAGCCTCCGGTCAGTGCTGCTGCCCGTGACGATTGCTGGCCAGAACATTGCGCCGATCCTGTTTGTGATCGGCGCCGCGACAAACATGATGGGATTGATTCACCTCGGTCTTTTGCTCTTCTGCGGGGCCGTGCTGTTTTCCATCGTGACGCTGCCCATCGAATGGGATGCCAGCGCACGAGCCAAGGCCTATATGGTCAACTCCGGCATTGTGACGGCCGCAGAATATCCGCATGCGGCCAAGGTCCTGAACGCCGCGTTCCTAACCTATGTGGCCGGGGCAGTCACCGCCGTCTTGCAACTGCTGTATTTCCTCTTCAGGCTCGGCTTGCTCGGGAACCGCAGGGATGAATAAATAAGGTCCGCCGAGACCCGGCGGGCCTTTTCTATGAGAGCATCGGACCTACGCGGCATTCTCCGCTATACGGCGCGGTTTCGAGACCGGCTTTTCGTGCTGAATGTGGACAGCGCGGTTCTCGCGTCCGACAATTTCCGAAATCTCTTGCTCGACATCTCGGTCCTGCGCAGCCTGAACATCCGCATCGTACTCGTGCACGGGTGTTCCGTGCACATCCGCGCGCTGTCGGAAGAGCTCAACATCCCCGTGTCCGACTTTGAAGGCATGGGCATCACAGACGCGCAAACCCTGCGCATCTCCATCCTGGCCGCCCACCATCTCGCTCATGAAATCCTTGAGGGGCTCGCCGACACCGATCAACGCGCCGTCATCACCAATGCAATCATCGCGCACCCGGCGGGCATCTTGAATGGCGTCGATCACCTCTTCACGGGCCGGGTTGAGCGCGTTGACGCGGAGTTTCTCAACGCTCTCCTCGAGCAGGAAATCATCCCCATCGTGCCGCCGCTCGGGTTCGACGGAAATGGCCAGACCTACCGCGTCAACTCTGACGGCGTCGCACTCGAGGTGGCTGAGGCCCTCCGCGCCGCAAAGCTCATCCACGTCACCACGAATAACGGCGTGCGGGAGGCCGGAAAGTTGAGCGCGCAGTTTTCGATTGAGGAAGCTGAAGAGTACATCCGGAAGTACCGAGACGAGCTTCCACCCGCGATGCTGTCGAAGCTGCAGCACGGCGTGCGCGCCTGCCGCAACGGGGTCCAACGCGTCCACATCATCGACGGCACACAGGACGAGGCGCTGCTGGGCGAGATTTTCTCAAACGAGGGCGTCGGCACCATGATTCACGCCAACGAATACGTCGCGATCCGCCCCGCGCGGAAAAAGGACGCCGGCGTGATTATGAAGCTGATCCGGGATTCGATCGAGCAGCAACAGCTTCTTCCCCGCACGCGAAAATCGATCGAGGAGCGGATTTCCGATTTTTTTGTTTTCGAGATCGACCGCAACGTCGTGGGTTGTGTCGCCCTGCGCCAGTTTCCCGGCGAGGCGGAGGATTGTGCAGAGCTCGAATGCCTCTATGTTGCCGAAGCGCACGAGAACCAGGGCATCGGCGCGAAGCTCATGCTCTTCGTCGAGGATCTGGCCCGCGAGCGCGGCGCGAGGCGGCTGCTCGCCCTCTCGACACAGGCGTTCAACTATTTTACGCAAAAGGGCGGGTTTCGGGAGGGCACGCCCGATATGCTGCCCCCCTCGAGGCGCGCGCTTTACGAGAAGAGCGGGCGCCGATCCAAGATCCTCTACAAGGATCTCGCCTGATCCGAGGCGCTCGCGCGCACGGCGGCCGCCAGCGGTTCCTCGGCCAAATATGCGTCCAGCCCGTCCCGCCAGTGCGGAAGCCCGCGCCCGATCAGCCGCTGCAACGCGCTCGTGTCGAGAACGGAAAACGCGGGCCGGCGGGCTGGAAGCGCCAGCTCGGCGGCCCGCCGCTGCAGCACGCGAACTTCAGGCCTTGTGCGCGCGGTGATCTCGCGGGCGAATTCCCACCAGGAACACCATCCGCTTGCAGCGGCGTGGAGAATGCGCACGGGCGGTTGAAGCGCGGCCAAGTCGAGCAGCGCCTCCGCGAGATGGCGCGTGTACGTCGGGCATGAAACCTGATCATGGACCACACTCAACTCCTTGCGGCCGTTCTCGATCTGTCGCAGGATCGCCTGAACGAAATTCCGACCGCCCACCCCGAACAGGGACTGCGTGCGCACGATCGTTGTGCGGGCGCCCGACTCCAGAACGCGCTGTTCTCCCTCCAGTTTGGTCTCCCCGTACCAGTTCAGCGGGCGGGGCGGGTCGTCCTCGCGGTATGGGGCGCCCTTCTCCCCATCGAATACGTAGTCCGTGCTGATCTGGATCAGGTAAATGCCACGCTCGGCGCACGCATGAGCGAGAAAGCCCGCGCCCTCGGCGTTGACCCGACGGCATGCCTCTCGTTCCCGTTCGGCGTCGTCCACACGGGTAAAGGCGGCGCAATTCACCACAACATCCGCCTCGGGAAGCCGGGCTGCCAGACGATCCGGGCAGGTGATATCAAAGGTGGGCCGGCTCAAGATTTCCACCTCGTGCCCTCGGCGACGGGCGGCCTCGGCGAGATCCCGCCCTAGCATGCCCCTCCCGCCGACGATCGCGAGCCTCATGCTGGATTCTCCACCCGGCGGCGCCCGAACCGCCACTTGACGGCGACCGCGGCGAGCGCGATCGGCAACGTGACAACCATCTCAATCCCGACCGCCGCCGCATTGTGCCACTGAATGAAGTCCGACCACTCCCGCTTCCGCAAGTTCCAGAAAACGCTCACGGGCGAATGGACAGAGGCATCGGAGATCGGCCACCACAAGGGAATGCCGAACGGAGGGCGGCGGTCATCCGTAAAAACATCCGCAATCAGATGCGACAGACCCGCGAGAAGGAGCCAACCGAACGCGGCGATTCGATCCTCGCGCCGCCACCCGAACGCCATCGCGGCGGCGAGCACCGTGACAAAAAGGATCGAATGGGTCGGTCCGTGGTGAAAGGCGTTGAGATCACCGACCCACAATCCTGGGAGATAATCGAGATCCGGCGCGTTTGCGGCGAACACGGCCGCAGCGAGTGCCTTTCGATCGCCGCGCAGCGCGAGCGCGTCTCGCCATGAGCCGGGAGCATCTCGCGGCAAAGCCCACAGCGCGCCAATGGCAAGCCCGAGGATGCTGTGCCCGACCGGCGAAGGCATAGAGATGTTAGCGGGCCATGGCTCGGCGGACAACCTCGGCAAGGTCGCTGCCGCGCAGATCTCGGGCCAGGATCACGCCGTTCGCATCCAGCAGAAAATTGGAAGCCTGTCCGTGGAGTCCGAGCTGGCGCGGGAGTTCGTTCTCGCCATATACGATCGTCCACGGCAGCCGTTCGGTCTGCACAAATCGTCTCAGGACTTCCGTGTCGCGCCCGAGCGCTACGCCGACGATTTCGAAGCCCCGGTCCTTCCATGTTGCGTACAGCCGCTTCAACGTCGGCAGGTCGCGCGCCCAGGGCGTCCATTGAGGATGCCAGAAATCAACCAGAACCACTTTGCCGCGAAGTCCAAGGATCGAACCCCGACGCCCCGAGGCATCGGTCCATTCGAAGTCAGGGAATAAGTTGCCGGGCGCATAACGCGAGCGGTCCCGCGCCGCCTCCATTGCAGTCACGGAGGTCGAATCGGACCCGCGGGCAAATGGGCGGGCGATGGTCATCGGCGTATTGCGGCCCTCGTGAAGGAAGACAGGGAAATCCTCCGCATCGTAGTTCGGGTTCCGACGAAATTCCTCGATGGTCCGCCTGACGCCGTCGGCGTCGCCGAGCCGGGCGAGATAATCAGCTTGCTGGATGAAGAGCCGCCGAACGGAGGGCAGACGCTGTTGCCCGTATTCCCTCTTTGTATCCTCAATCACCCGGAGAGCGGCCACAAGGTCCCGGCGCATGTCGGCGAGGGCCATCGCTTTGACCGCCCGTGCCTGCACCACGAGGTCGGAATTGCCGTTTGCGGCCGCTTGCGCGGCAACCCGGTCCAGCTCCTGCATCGTTTCCTGCCATTCTTTAGGGGAATACGTCCCGTGGCTCATCGCCTGAAGCTGGCTGAGCACACGATTCAACTCCGGCGCGTTCTGGGCACGGGCCGGCACTCCTAGAATCGCAGCCGTCGCCAAAGTAAGAAGAAGAATCCGTTTCATAAAGTCTTGCTCCTAATACTTGAATCAGCGGACCAATATGCCACACCGCACCTTGGTTGCGAAACGCTTTTGCATCCGCCTTATCAGAACTTTTTGACAAGCCTCTCGGCGAACTCGTTTGACTCGACCGATATAAAGTCGTGACCGATGATAAAGTGCGAATCTCCCATCGATCCGACCGCGAAATTGGTGCAGCCTTCCTAAAAAAAACGTGCCGATTCCCACCACATAGATCCCCCGGGGATAGATCGGAGCGTCACACAAGCGCTTCCGACAACGCCTCTCGCCAAGCTTTCAGTTTCTCAGCGAAAGGGCGGCTCGCATGAGCCGGGCTGGTCGACGGCAGCACGGCGAACCGCAGGCGGTTCTGCTCGAGTAATTTCGGAAAATGGCGCCTGAACAGTCGCAGCGCGGGTTGTCCGTTGAAAAGCACGCACCGGATCTCCGGACACCTCTCGAGCAGGCCGGGGATGTCGTTGGGCCGTTCCCGCCGAATCTCGGAATCGGCGCTTCCGCGCCGATGCGCGTCCCCAACCACATCCCACAGGGCGATGCGCGCCTCGCGGAGCCGCTCGAGACGGACCTCATACGGCAAGTCGGGCGTCGCGCCGACCAGACAACCCATGATGGGCCAAAAGTGGTTTCGAGGGTGCGCGTAATATCGACCCGCGCTCAACGATGCCTCGCTGGGAAGCGTTCCGAGGATCAGGACCCGGGCTCGCGGATCCGCTACAGGGCCGAAGGACCGGGCCCGCGGGCCCCGCGTCGTTGGCGCACGGCTGTGAAACGGCTTTCGTTTGGAGAGCGTTTGATTCATAACCAGGCAGGTGCGAATCAATCGTACCGTGTCCCGGCAGATGAACATGGCGGAAGCGATGGCCATGGCGCAAGGGTTCGTCTTGTCGGCGTGGGCGCTTTTGCTCTGGGCCGCCTTCGAGAGCAGGCTGGTTATGGTCCTTCCGGGGTTTCCGATCGAGTTGCCGCCGTCGACGGTGCCCGGCGTGGTCTGGTTAATTGCAGCCCGTCGATTTCGGGTCGCGGCCGGGAACGCCCCCGACTTGAACGGAGCAGCCCAACTATTTTTTATCGCCGCACTGCTGCATGCCTATCTCATCCCCTACCTAGGGTGGTGGCATACTGTCCACGTCCCGTGGTTCAAAGGATTTAATCGTTTTCTGCTGGCGATCTCTATCGGGGCCGGATTTGTTTCTCTTTTTCAGCTCGCATCCGACTGTGCACGCCGACTGGACGATAAGATGTTGCTGGCTGAAATCCGGATCGGCGCTGCCGCTGTGCCTAGCTTGGCCCTACTCTTCGCCGCGCTAATACGATGGAGCGCGATCAGGGCGGGCGCTCCAGAAAGCGGCCTGATCGATTGGTTTGAGACGCTTCGCCAGGCGCCCCACGCGCCACGCCTGTCCGCCGCTCTGGTGATCGTGGCGCCGTTGTCTCCGGCAGTGTTGGTCTTGTTCGAGCTCGAGCGTCGCATCCGGCTGCATCTGGCAGGGCACGAACACGAGAAAAATGACTCGCCGCTGCCCAACCAGGCGGGGTAAAAATCCGCTATGCCATCAGGCCGTGGCCATCGCGTGTGTCGTCCCCTCGCCTCAACGGCCTTGCTTGCATCCGCCCTCCTGGCGGGCGGATGCCCAGATGAACGATCAAGGGCGTTGGATAGAAGGGCCACAGAGACCGCGGGCGCATATGACTACCGTGCGATTCTACAACGCGTGCGCGACCGAGGTGCGTCGGAACGCATTCGCGCCGAATTAGAAGCAGCCATCCGCCAATTCCACCAGGATCTCGGGCGGCTGCCGACAAACCTGGCAGAACTGGTAAAATACCGTTATATATTGGAAATTCCCAAACCGTCGGCGGGGCATGCCTTCCAGTACGATCCCCTGCACGGAAACATTTCGGTGGTGTCGACAACGGGCGTCGAGGACATTCAGTTGCCCGCCGAAATCGAGAACCAGGTGAGGCGCATCGAAATTCACAGGCCGCCGGAACTGCCGCCGCCGGAATAATCAGCAAGCGGCGCGCCGATGACGCCCGGGGTTTACTTGGACGGCTTCGCGTATTTGCGCTGGAACCGCTGGACGCGACCTTCGGTGTCGATCAGTTTCGCGGTGCCCGTATAGAACGGGTGGCAATGAGAGCAGGTGTTCACGTGCATTTCTTTCCGTGTCGATCGCGTCTTGAAAACAGCGCCACACGCGCACCGGATGGTGCATTCAACGTACTCGGGATGGATGTTTGGTTTCATGGCAAATGACCAAGTCAAAAATTCAACGTTAGAAAAATGTGATGTTGAATGGCAAGCCTGGATTCGCGCCTGGGCGCTCACGGTGTTGCAGCGCCCGAATGTCGCCCTTCAATCCAGCACGTATTCCTTTCTCCAATCCGCACGGTCCTCCCACTTTGGCTGATCGCCTTTACTCAGAATGAAATCGCCCAGCACGAGGTAGTCCATCTCAGTGCGCATGAAGCACCGGTAGGCGTCTTCCGGTGTGCAAACGATCGGCTCGCCGCGCACGTTGAAGGAGGTGTTGATGATGCAGTAGTAGCCGGTGAGGTCGCCGAACGCTTTGATGATGTCATAAAACCGGGGATTGACGTCCCGCTCGACCGTCTGAATCCGCGCGGATTGGTCGACGTGCGTGATGGCCGGCAGTTTGGAGCGCGGGACATTCACGCGTTTGCAGAGGTCGGGGTCGCGCATGATGCGCCGTTGTTCATCAGTCAGATCCGTCCATAGGTCGCGGCGGACAGGCGCCACGAGCAACATGTAGGGAGACTCTCGGTCGAGCTCGAAATAGTCGCTGACATGCTCCCGCAGGCAGGAGGGCGCAAACGGCCGGAATGATTCCCGATATTTGATCTTGAGATTCATCACCGACTGCATCTTTTCGGAGCGCGGGTCGCCGATGATGGATCGGCTTCCAAGTGCGCGCGGTCCGAATTCCATGCGGCCCTGCATCAGGCCAACGACATGGCCGTCCGCGATCAGACGCGCGATTTCCCGCGCCCAGGCCTCTCCGGTCAGTTTGCGGGCCGGGTAGCCTTTGGCGGCAAGGTATGCTTCCACCTCGTCGTCAAAACTGGGACCGAGGAATGCGCCCTGCATTGCATCCTTCGCCCCGTCAGCGTGACGAGGGTTGCCTTTTACGTGATACCACACGGCGAGTGCGGCACCGAGCGCGCCGCCAGCGTCGCCCGCAGCCGGCTGGATCCAGATGTTCTCAAACGGACCCTCCCTCAGCAGCCGCCCGTTCGCGACGCAGTTGAGTGCGACGCCGCCGGCCATGCAGAGGTTTTTTTCGCCGGTGATCTTGTGGAGGTGTCGCGCCATCTTGAGCACAATCTCCTCCGTGACCACCTGGATTGACCGGGCGAGATCCATCTCCCGCTGCGTGATGAAGCTCTCGGGTTTTCGGGGCGGGCCGCCGAACAACTCGGCGAATTTCTCATTGGTCATCGTCAAACCCGCCATGTAGTTGAAATACTCCAGATTGAGTTTGAACGATCCATCCTCGCGGACCGAGATCAGGTGTTCGTAAATCTGGCGGACATATTTCGGCTCCCCGTACGGAGCGAGGCCCATCAGTTTGTATTCGCCAGAATTTACCTTGAAGCCGGTGAAGTACGTGAAGGCGGAATACAGCAGGCCGAGCGAATGCGGGAAATGCAGGTCGTAAAGGATTTGGATTTTGTGGCCATCGCCCACACCCAATGTGCTGGTCGCCCACTCGCCCACTCCGTCGATCGTCAGGATGGCCGCGCGCGGATAGGGCGATGGAAAGAAGGCGCTTGCGGCGTGGGATTCATGATGCTCGGGGAAGAAAAGCTCGGGCTTGTCCGGATTAATGTGGCACACTTCGAGCGCCTGCTGAATTTCAAGGGGGATCCACAATTTTTCGCGGATCCAGATCGGCATCGCCATCATGAACGATTCCAGCCCCCGGGGCGCGAACGAAAAATAGGTCTTCAGCAACCGCTCGAATTTTCGGATGGGTTTGTCATAAAACGCGACCGCATCCAGATCCTCCGGCCCAACACCGCCCTCGTGGAGGCAGTAGCGAACGGCGTGAAAAGGGAACCGCTCATCGTGTTTCTTCCGTGTGAAGCGTTCCTCCTGCGCGGCCGCGACGATTTTCCCATCGCGGACGAGCGCGGCCGCCGAATCGTGATAAAAGGCGCTGATTCCCAGAATGTTCATTCCCGGTGTTCGATCCCCCCGCTCGAAGCCCTACCGCGGGGTCATCGCTCTCCTCCTCAGTGTTGCTTCTTATACTGCTCCATGTTGATTACAGGCGGCCGCGGCAGCCAAAACGACGCGCGTTCCGCATCCGGGAACGCCCGGTCCATGGGATCCTTTCGGCTCAACCAGAGGATTAGGCGACCCGCCGTGAACGTGATGTAAAAAAAGGGCGTCAGTAGACCCCACGTCAGTCCCGCCGATACCCAGAAAGCGAGTTTGGCTCCAAATCGTTCGAATCCGTGAAAGAGAGGCGGATAAAGCCATCCACCCGCCAGGACAAGCGCTGCTAGGGTCCAAACGATGGCCGGCCCGATCAGGTGGTCCCAAATCCGGAAGATGGCGAACCCGACCAGCGCCATCACCGCCGCCTGAATCGTCGACTTGACGCGAATGGGCATCGGCTTCTTCTCGGGCAGCGGGACGCCGAGGGCCTTCCACGGCCACGTATTCCTCGTTTTGGGTATGTTTGCCACAGCGAAACTCCGATCCGTTGCAGAGTACGAAAAACAGGTTCACAGTCAATGGAATCAGCCGTGCCGTAAGGCGGAGATGACGAGCGTCGATAAAATAATGTGATTCGTTGCCTAAGAATATTTGCGCTGTTGACCATCCTCGCGATCGTACCCGCCGCCCGGGCGCTTTCAGCCGAAAAGCCGCATTTCGCCCGCCTGGTTGAGATTCATGGCTCGCGATTGACGCTGCGCGGGACTTCATTGCTGCGCGTGGGCTACGTGTTTCGCGTGTACTGGGCCGCTCTGTATGTCGGCGAGGGGATTCCCACCGATCGGGTTTTGGAAGATGTTCCCAAACGCCTGGAGATCGTCTATCTGAGGAAAATATCTGCCAAGGACATTGTCCGAGCCGGCAATGAAATCCTGCAGCGTCAAACGGCGCCCGACCAGCTCGAGGCGATCCGATCGCGGGTTGACCAAATCAATGCAGTGTATCGCAGCGTGCGGCCGGGTGATCGGTACACGCTCACCTACGTGCCGGGCGTCGGCTCCGATCTCACCCTGAACGGAGAATGGCTCGCTCGAATCCCTGGCGCGGATTTTGCCCGCCACTACTTCGGAATTTGGCTGGATCCGCGGAATGAATACAGGGAGTTT
This genomic interval from Kiritimatiellia bacterium contains the following:
- the glgX gene encoding glycogen debranching protein GlgX, translated to MTTRRSRIINTAGHLLPSVPMPVPYGAHVVEDGVQFTIFSRHATRVWLMLFDAPDAVEPIEEFELDPEHNRIGDVWHIHVKTAREGMYYLYRMEGRPPPGHKNFFNPDQWLLDPYAQAVSRPPGWGDPGGITPGQPILNGPYFPKGIIVRDEFDWSDDRTLKIPLSETVIYEVHLRGYTVHPSSGVSHPGTYRGFRDKIPYLQRLGITAVEFLPIQEFNEMEYFQENMRRKHLRNFWGYSTLAFFAPNGRYAAGGVYGQQLQEFKKLVLALHRAGIEVILDVVFNHTGEGGDGGQTYSFRGIDNSIYYMMDDSGRHYLNYTGCGNTVNSNHPVVREFIMNCLRYWHLHMHVDGFRFDLASILTRGRNGEILPNPPLVEQIAEDPALRDCKIIAEAWDAAGAYQVGSFPSDRFSEWNGRYRDDVRKFWRGDHGALGAFATRLAGSADLYNRNGQSPLKSINFITCHDGFTLRDLVSYDHKHNEANGENNQDGERNNHSRNYGAEGPTNDPRIQAIRLRQQKNFLATLFLSQGVPMLLAGDEFSRTQQGNNNAYCQDNEISWVDWNLLREHGELMEFTRRLIRFRKAHPALRRTRFLSGHHFRGGADIAWYGRDGRPPDWHHDQTVACLLNGYKEATGASADDDSLFMIFNASEHPARFHLPSPPAKAWQLEWTTQETDPEWSRQHGIITVEGRSVTVLSSPIS
- a CDS encoding zinc metallopeptidase, with product MMMDPIYWLFALPGLVLGLLAAALTRGTFSKYAQVGARSGLTGAEAARQMLESQGIYDVEIHETEGFLSDHYDPRTHSLHLSPDVYHGRSLSAIGVACHEAGHAMQQAHGYALMSLRSVLLPVTIAGQNIAPILFVIGAATNMMGLIHLGLLLFCGAVLFSIVTLPIEWDASARAKAYMVNSGIVTAAEYPHAAKVLNAAFLTYVAGAVTAVLQLLYFLFRLGLLGNRRDE
- the argA gene encoding amino-acid N-acetyltransferase, giving the protein MRASDLRGILRYTARFRDRLFVLNVDSAVLASDNFRNLLLDISVLRSLNIRIVLVHGCSVHIRALSEELNIPVSDFEGMGITDAQTLRISILAAHHLAHEILEGLADTDQRAVITNAIIAHPAGILNGVDHLFTGRVERVDAEFLNALLEQEIIPIVPPLGFDGNGQTYRVNSDGVALEVAEALRAAKLIHVTTNNGVREAGKLSAQFSIEEAEEYIRKYRDELPPAMLSKLQHGVRACRNGVQRVHIIDGTQDEALLGEIFSNEGVGTMIHANEYVAIRPARKKDAGVIMKLIRDSIEQQQLLPRTRKSIEERISDFFVFEIDRNVVGCVALRQFPGEAEDCAELECLYVAEAHENQGIGAKLMLFVEDLARERGARRLLALSTQAFNYFTQKGGFREGTPDMLPPSRRALYEKSGRRSKILYKDLA
- the rfbD gene encoding dTDP-4-dehydrorhamnose reductase gives rise to the protein MRLAIVGGRGMLGRDLAEAARRRGHEVEILSRPTFDITCPDRLAARLPEADVVVNCAAFTRVDDAEREREACRRVNAEGAGFLAHACAERGIYLIQISTDYVFDGEKGAPYREDDPPRPLNWYGETKLEGEQRVLESGARTTIVRTQSLFGVGGRNFVQAILRQIENGRKELSVVHDQVSCPTYTRHLAEALLDLAALQPPVRILHAAASGWCSWWEFAREITARTRPEVRVLQRRAAELALPARRPAFSVLDTSALQRLIGRGLPHWRDGLDAYLAEEPLAAAVRASASDQARSL
- a CDS encoding metal-dependent hydrolase; translated protein: MPSPVGHSILGLAIGALWALPRDAPGSWRDALALRGDRKALAAAVFAANAPDLDYLPGLWVGDLNAFHHGPTHSILFVTVLAAAMAFGWRREDRIAAFGWLLLAGLSHLIADVFTDDRRPPFGIPLWWPISDASVHSPVSVFWNLRKREWSDFIQWHNAAAVGIEMVVTLPIALAAVAVKWRFGRRRVENPA
- a CDS encoding TlpA family protein disulfide reductase; protein product: MKRILLLTLATAAILGVPARAQNAPELNRVLSQLQAMSHGTYSPKEWQETMQELDRVAAQAAANGNSDLVVQARAVKAMALADMRRDLVAALRVIEDTKREYGQQRLPSVRRLFIQQADYLARLGDADGVRRTIEEFRRNPNYDAEDFPVFLHEGRNTPMTIARPFARGSDSTSVTAMEAARDRSRYAPGNLFPDFEWTDASGRRGSILGLRGKVVLVDFWHPQWTPWARDLPTLKRLYATWKDRGFEIVGVALGRDTEVLRRFVQTERLPWTIVYGENELPRQLGLHGQASNFLLDANGVILARDLRGSDLAEVVRRAMAR
- a CDS encoding DNA-deoxyinosine glycosylase, giving the protein MNQTLSKRKPFHSRAPTTRGPRARSFGPVADPRARVLILGTLPSEASLSAGRYYAHPRNHFWPIMGCLVGATPDLPYEVRLERLREARIALWDVVGDAHRRGSADSEIRRERPNDIPGLLERCPEIRCVLFNGQPALRLFRRHFPKLLEQNRLRFAVLPSTSPAHASRPFAEKLKAWREALSEALV
- the rpmE gene encoding 50S ribosomal protein L31, encoding MKPNIHPEYVECTIRCACGAVFKTRSTRKEMHVNTCSHCHPFYTGTAKLIDTEGRVQRFQRKYAKPSK
- a CDS encoding carbamoyltransferase, giving the protein MNILGISAFYHDSAAALVRDGKIVAAAQEERFTRKKHDERFPFHAVRYCLHEGGVGPEDLDAVAFYDKPIRKFERLLKTYFSFAPRGLESFMMAMPIWIREKLWIPLEIQQALEVCHINPDKPELFFPEHHESHAASAFFPSPYPRAAILTIDGVGEWATSTLGVGDGHKIQILYDLHFPHSLGLLYSAFTYFTGFKVNSGEYKLMGLAPYGEPKYVRQIYEHLISVREDGSFKLNLEYFNYMAGLTMTNEKFAELFGGPPRKPESFITQREMDLARSIQVVTEEIVLKMARHLHKITGEKNLCMAGGVALNCVANGRLLREGPFENIWIQPAAGDAGGALGAALAVWYHVKGNPRHADGAKDAMQGAFLGPSFDDEVEAYLAAKGYPARKLTGEAWAREIARLIADGHVVGLMQGRMEFGPRALGSRSIIGDPRSEKMQSVMNLKIKYRESFRPFAPSCLREHVSDYFELDRESPYMLLVAPVRRDLWTDLTDEQRRIMRDPDLCKRVNVPRSKLPAITHVDQSARIQTVERDVNPRFYDIIKAFGDLTGYYCIINTSFNVRGEPIVCTPEDAYRCFMRTEMDYLVLGDFILSKGDQPKWEDRADWRKEYVLD
- a CDS encoding chalcone isomerase family protein, translating into MIRCLRIFALLTILAIVPAARALSAEKPHFARLVEIHGSRLTLRGTSLLRVGYVFRVYWAALYVGEGIPTDRVLEDVPKRLEIVYLRKISAKDIVRAGNEILQRQTAPDQLEAIRSRVDQINAVYRSVRPGDRYTLTYVPGVGSDLTLNGEWLARIPGADFARHYFGIWLDPRNEYREFRAALMGSD